The sequence ccagtaggccacggctgcccccagcaTACATATCTGCTGCGTCAGTAGATGTGCAGGTACAGTACACACTAAAGTGAACACAAAGACAAGGCAAGGCAAGAcaggtttatttatatagcacatgtCGTACACAGGagtaattcaatgtgctttacataaacaaaggcAAATAATAGTACATAAAAGGGCAATCGTTTAAAAATGCTTTAAAAGTAGTACATACAATCTTTAAAAGACATAAAATACAACATAGAATAATAAAAAGACAGAGTGCACAAAGAGAAATAactaagtcaagtcaacttGTGCATAAAGTTTGAGAACTGAGAGAAATAACATCTTGACTGTGTAAGGATAAACTCCCTTTTTAATTCTGATCCATAGTTAAGCTCCTGACCTGAGATCAGTCTAAAGTGTAAAACACATGAGTAGTTCATATGAAGTGGACTGAAAACAAATTGGACCCTCATTTCACTGATTAGGTGGCTGGCACTGATAGTGTGGCAGAAGGTCACTCGCGTATTGGCAGAAAACCAATATGTATGACGGAGGACCAATATGTCTGACGGAGGACAGCTACAGCCGAGATGGCTTCAAGTTCAGACATATGGCAGTGTTCCATCTAAAAAGATCTTTCACAGTGTATGCAGTGACATGATGTCCGAGAAACAACTCTCACAGTTTGTAAACAAAATTGTGTATATTTGTTGTGTACTAACATTATTTGTTTTCTCAGTATCTTCCTAGTCTATGCTTGCTTTGATTCCTGAGTCCTGACATAAGTTGTGTtgtacataaacaatacaatgtATCCAAAGGAAGTGAAACCAATTTAgtacaaaaaaatgttttaaatgcaTTTTAGTATGTACAATAGCCTTTTTCTAAACCAAGTTTCACTCAAACCAAAAAGGACATACTGTTGATTTAATCCACAAAAAAATTAAATgatgtaaaaagaaaagatttttgaTTGAAACTTTATTGAACCATCAACAAGAAGTGTTCAAAAGGATataaaaacatgacaaagcccaAAGGCTTGTTTCCATTGTGGTCCTTAGGATGGAAGGATCATATGCAAGTACAAAAGTAAGGCCAAAAGTAAGAGATCGAGAATCATACATCATATCTGGAACAAAATGATTCACTAGTGTCCATTAATTCCAGAATGTCTGAAATTGAGCTTAGAAATTCCTTAGAAGTGGTCTTGGGATGCCTATAGCACCTGTATTGAGGTGTTCAGATACCTTATGGATAAGGTAGAGAATGGTGCTTGTGTCAGTGGGCATGTGGCGTAGGCATTACAGGACAGGATAACGGGCTTAAATATATGAAAAGGAAATGTAGAAAAGGACATATGAGAGCGAAAATGTGGTAATTGAGATGCTAATAATTTTTAATGGTTTCTCCCGAAATTATGTTTAGAAAATATAATTTTTGATCCCATACACTAAACCCCCAAAACCAAAACCAAGTCAAGGGCTCTAACTCTGACTTATGCATGACTGTTGTTGTCTGCCACAGATCTTATAGCTGCTGCAATATCTCTGAAGCCAGTGGCTATGGTGTTGTTCATATCCTGCAGCAAATCTCTTATTTGTCTTTGCACCACAAGCATTTCCTTCCTCGTTCTCCGATGGCTAGGAAGATGCCTTTGGTGTTGTTTAAAGGTCCGCCTTGGTCTTCGTCGCCTTGACAACAGATGATTCGTTGTTGGTGCCCGTGATGTAGATGTTGCCGTAGTGACTGTCGGCGGTTCTGGTTCTGGTTCGGCGGGGAGCCCTACTGCAGGAACAGAGCAAGAAGGCAACTCTAGTGGTTTCCCTGGCTCTGGGGAATGTGATTCCTCTTCTGAAAAAAAGCAAGTGTAACTGATGATATTATGGTCTTGATATGATAACATCAGCTAAGTTACGAGATTATCTAGACCAGAGCGCTCTGGAAGAATCTAGATAGAAGATTCAAAGATCAGCATAACAGTTGCTCGTAGTTTCTTACCCACAACCAGTGCCATCACGTCATTAAGAAAAGGCCCCTCAGAGGTCCCTAACAGTGAGTGCACTTCAAGTAGACTCCGCAGGGCCTTCTCAGCGGGGGTGTAGAAAATCTTTTTTGACAGATATCCATCTAAGAGAAAATCAAATGATTCAACAAATATTTAACTATTACTATACTACTATTCAAACATTACATGTGATTGCTTTCCATGTTAACCATGACAACTAGGCCAAGCACTACCCACATATTAACAATATACAGGGGACAAAAGCTTCCCAGGTCAGGGTCTACAGTGTTAATTATCTCAGGAAATTTCACAAAGTATAGGATAGCAATAATATGAATCTTACATTTCCTACATGTAGGCCTCTAAATATATTGTTAAGAGAGGGGCAACAGTCCCTCATCCTCCAAAACTTGATTAAAACAGAAAAAGATTGATTAAATGTTAACTATAATCATGTCTGATCTATAATTAGTCGTCATATAAaaaatatgtatgcatgtatcaTGCATTgcaattataggctactgcagaaACAGCTTGCTATGAACTAGGCCTAGATAACATTGCCTTTCACAGTTTTGTTTTGAGccatcacagtgagtgcaggccAATAACTATAAAGGTACAACACAGTTTCACAGGAGTTTATGTGGACCTACCTGTTCCTTCTTGGTGCCTTTTCTCATTCGTAGCTTTTTTGGTGACATCATACTTGAAGTACTTGTACTTGGTCCTAACTTCGACTGCGCTCCTCTGCACATCGCTGATACTGTTGACCGCATCGGTCACGTTCTGCCAAGCAGTAGTCTTCAGATCTCTGGCTTGACGGCCAATGTCCAA is a genomic window of Alosa sapidissima isolate fAloSap1 chromosome 10, fAloSap1.pri, whole genome shotgun sequence containing:
- the bola1 gene encoding bolA-like protein 1 isoform X1 is translated as MEDHHPKRKRRPKFTDDELFALVSAVSENQDVLFGKFHLDIGRQARDLKTTAWQNVTDAVNSISDVQRSAVEVRTKYKYFKYDVTKKATNEKRHQEGTDGYLSKKIFYTPAEKALRSLLEVHSLLGTSEGPFLNDVMALVVEEESHSPEPGKPLELPSCSVPAVGLPAEPEPEPPTVTTATSTSRAPTTNHLLSRRRRPRRTFKQHQRHLPSHRRTRKEMLVVQRQIRDLLQDMNNTIATGFRDIAAAIRSVADNNSHA